A window of the Pseudomonas sp. B21_DOA genome harbors these coding sequences:
- a CDS encoding (2Fe-2S)-binding protein: protein MSQITLTVNGAAQALELEPDMPLLYALRNHLNLNGAKYGCGLGQCGACTVIVDDQPVFACLTPCAGLEGKKIRTVESLGSADKPGPLQAAFIDKQAAQCGYCIAGMLMRAQSLLERDPHPDEQTILEHMAGNLCRCGTHLRIIEAIKQVAGHNGSLT from the coding sequence ATGAGCCAGATCACTCTCACCGTCAATGGAGCTGCCCAAGCGCTGGAGCTCGAACCGGACATGCCGCTGCTGTACGCGCTGCGTAATCACTTGAACCTCAACGGCGCCAAGTACGGCTGCGGCCTGGGCCAGTGCGGCGCGTGCACGGTGATCGTCGACGACCAGCCAGTGTTCGCCTGCCTGACACCGTGCGCCGGCCTTGAAGGCAAAAAGATCCGTACCGTGGAAAGCCTCGGCAGCGCCGACAAACCCGGCCCGTTGCAAGCGGCGTTCATCGACAAGCAGGCCGCGCAATGCGGTTACTGCATCGCCGGCATGCTGATGCGCGCGCAGTCGTTGCTTGAGCGTGATCCGCACCCGGACGAGCAAACCATTCTTGAGCACATGGCCGGCAATCTGTGCCGCTGCGGCACGCACTTGCGCATCATCGAGGCGATCAAACAGGTGGCTGGGCATAACGGGAGCCTGACATGA
- a CDS encoding cytochrome c, with protein sequence MNNHLLKSRTLWICVAVLAVIGLIVAVALMWRPAITPIKRPMSFDTAQLQRGARVVEAGDCAVCHSRPGGEYLAGGLPLVTPFGTLYSTNITPDAQTGIGEWSLPAFERAMREGIARDGHFLYPAFPYVHYRRMSSEDIADAYAYLMSGPAVHAPARQNQMNFPMNIRPLVSFWNLLFLHGEPLTPLAEHSAAWNRGRYLVDGPGHCAGCHSPLNLIGAEKSSQYLQGGSVDGWEAPALVGLGQRATPWNREQLAGYLRADVVDGHGTPAGPMRPVSLSLARLPASEAEAIVDYLLSLQNPHAVTETTAKKLSSSPADHSTGALLFSSACAGCHAAAAPMREIDGRPGLQSTSALQAASSRNFLKTVLEGVPAIPGAPGPVMPPFAASLDNAQLGALAAYLREQARPDQPWADLSSTIEALRQETK encoded by the coding sequence ATGAACAACCATCTGCTCAAGTCCAGAACCCTGTGGATCTGCGTCGCCGTGCTCGCGGTGATCGGCCTGATCGTCGCCGTCGCGCTGATGTGGCGCCCGGCGATCACACCCATCAAACGCCCCATGTCATTCGATACTGCGCAATTGCAGCGCGGCGCACGGGTGGTCGAGGCGGGCGACTGCGCGGTCTGTCACAGTCGCCCCGGCGGCGAATACCTGGCCGGCGGGCTGCCGCTGGTGACGCCGTTCGGCACGCTGTACAGCACCAACATCACTCCAGATGCGCAGACCGGCATCGGCGAATGGTCATTGCCGGCGTTTGAGCGGGCGATGCGCGAAGGCATTGCCCGCGACGGCCACTTTCTCTACCCGGCGTTTCCCTACGTGCACTACCGGCGCATGAGCTCCGAAGACATCGCCGACGCCTATGCCTACTTGATGAGCGGCCCCGCCGTACACGCCCCGGCGCGGCAGAACCAGATGAACTTCCCGATGAACATCCGTCCGCTGGTGTCGTTCTGGAACCTGCTGTTTCTGCATGGCGAGCCACTGACGCCGCTGGCCGAACACAGCGCGGCATGGAATCGCGGGCGTTATCTGGTCGACGGCCCGGGCCACTGCGCCGGCTGCCACTCGCCGCTGAACCTGATTGGCGCGGAGAAATCCTCGCAATACCTGCAAGGCGGCAGCGTCGATGGCTGGGAAGCGCCGGCACTGGTCGGCCTCGGCCAACGCGCCACTCCGTGGAATCGCGAGCAGTTGGCCGGCTACCTGCGCGCCGACGTGGTCGATGGCCACGGCACACCCGCCGGCCCGATGCGCCCGGTCAGCCTGAGTCTGGCGCGCTTGCCGGCCAGCGAAGCCGAGGCAATTGTCGACTACCTGCTGAGCCTGCAAAACCCGCACGCGGTGACTGAAACCACCGCGAAAAAGCTGTCGAGCAGTCCAGCGGATCACAGCACTGGCGCCCTGCTCTTCAGCAGTGCCTGCGCCGGCTGCCACGCAGCCGCCGCGCCGATGCGTGAAATCGACGGTCGCCCTGGCCTGCAGAGCACCTCGGCGCTGCAAGCGGCCAGCTCGCGCAACTTTCTCAAGACCGTACTCGAAGGCGTGCCCGCCATTCCCGGCGCACCCGGCCCGGTGATGCCGCCGTTCGCCGCCAGCCTCGACAACGCCCAGCTCGGTGCCCTCGCCGCGTATCTGCGCGAGCAAGCCAGACCCGATCAGCCATGGGCCGACCTCTCTTCCACTATCGAAGCGTTACGTCAGGAGACGAAATGA
- a CDS encoding TetR/AcrR family transcriptional regulator translates to MKPTFDDTRQHLLDTGHRMMAEKGFTSVGLNEILQTAGVPKGSFYHYFKSKELYGQALLEDYFVDYLADMERRLTLPGLTAFERLMDYWQGWQNRCTLEGHGDECLVVKLSAEVADLSESMRLTLRDGAERIVARITECIEQGQTDKSLPEGDARKLAETLYQLWLGASLLNKLQRTGQSLETSMAMTRQLLQV, encoded by the coding sequence ATGAAGCCGACCTTTGACGACACCCGCCAACACTTGCTCGACACCGGCCACCGGATGATGGCCGAGAAGGGCTTCACCAGCGTCGGCCTCAACGAGATCCTGCAGACCGCCGGCGTGCCCAAGGGCTCGTTCTATCACTACTTCAAATCCAAGGAGTTGTACGGCCAGGCGCTGCTTGAGGACTACTTCGTCGACTACCTCGCCGACATGGAGCGCCGCCTGACCCTGCCGGGGCTGACTGCGTTCGAGCGTTTGATGGATTACTGGCAGGGCTGGCAGAACCGTTGCACCCTGGAGGGCCATGGCGACGAATGCCTGGTGGTGAAACTCAGCGCCGAAGTCGCCGACCTGTCTGAGTCAATGCGCCTGACCCTGCGCGACGGCGCCGAACGCATCGTCGCGCGCATCACCGAATGCATCGAACAAGGCCAGACCGACAAAAGCCTGCCCGAGGGCGACGCGCGGAAGTTGGCGGAGACGCTGTATCAGCTCTGGCTCGGTGCCAGCCTGCTGAACAAACTGCAGCGCACCGGACAGTCGCTGGAGACCTCAATGGCGATGACCCGGCAGTTGTTGCAAGTCTGA
- a CDS encoding alkene reductase encodes MNNAFFTPAKLGNHTLKNRIVLPPLTRQRSTQPGNVANELMAEYYQQRAGAGLLVTEGTQIEPRGQGYAWTPGIHTLEQIAGWRKVTEAVHAVDGVIFAQLWHVGRVSHTALQPNGDAPVSASAMATDRVSVFIETAPGAGELVPPSAPRALSTDEVQELIQLYIQAARNAMEAGFDGIELHCANGYLVNQFISAHSNLRTDQYGGSLDNRLRFLREVVAGVAECIGKDKVGVRFAPLFSTTDEARTYLGLVEEDPHSTYIAAIKILEDVGIAYLSIAEADWDNAPAMPQTFRQAVRDTFSGAIIYAGRYNANTGAQLLESGLADLVAFGRPFMANPDLPARIANDWPLNQLNPATVYGGGAEGYIDYPTYPG; translated from the coding sequence ATGAACAATGCTTTCTTTACGCCCGCTAAATTGGGCAACCACACCCTGAAAAACCGCATCGTCCTGCCGCCCCTCACCCGCCAGCGCAGCACGCAACCGGGCAATGTCGCCAACGAATTGATGGCCGAGTATTACCAACAGCGCGCCGGTGCCGGTTTGCTCGTCACCGAAGGCACGCAGATCGAACCGCGCGGCCAAGGTTATGCGTGGACGCCGGGCATTCACACCTTGGAGCAGATTGCCGGTTGGCGCAAAGTCACCGAGGCGGTGCACGCCGTGGATGGTGTGATCTTCGCCCAGCTCTGGCATGTCGGTCGGGTCTCGCACACGGCGTTGCAGCCCAATGGCGATGCGCCGGTATCGGCCTCTGCGATGGCCACGGATCGAGTCAGTGTGTTTATCGAAACGGCGCCCGGTGCCGGTGAACTGGTACCGCCGTCCGCTCCGCGCGCGTTGAGCACTGATGAAGTCCAGGAACTGATTCAGCTGTATATCCAAGCTGCACGCAACGCGATGGAAGCGGGTTTCGATGGCATCGAACTGCATTGCGCCAACGGGTATCTGGTCAACCAGTTCATCTCCGCCCACAGCAACCTGCGCACCGATCAGTACGGCGGCTCGCTGGACAATCGCTTGCGCTTCTTGCGCGAAGTGGTGGCTGGTGTTGCCGAATGCATCGGCAAGGACAAAGTCGGTGTGCGTTTCGCGCCGCTGTTCAGCACCACCGATGAAGCGCGGACATATCTGGGCCTGGTCGAGGAAGATCCGCACAGCACTTACATTGCAGCGATCAAGATTCTTGAAGACGTCGGCATCGCCTACCTGTCGATCGCCGAAGCCGACTGGGATAACGCGCCTGCGATGCCGCAGACCTTCCGCCAGGCGGTGCGCGACACTTTCAGCGGCGCGATCATTTATGCCGGACGCTACAACGCCAACACCGGGGCGCAGTTGCTCGAGTCGGGGCTGGCGGATCTGGTCGCGTTTGGCCGGCCCTTCATGGCCAACCCGGACCTGCCGGCGCGGATTGCCAATGACTGGCCGTTGAATCAGTTGAACCCGGCGACGGTGTATGGCGGCGGTGCCGAGGGTTATATCGACTATCCGACCTACCCTGGCTGA
- a CDS encoding alkene reductase, with protein sequence MTRRLFQPIALGPYTLAHRVAMAPLTRSRAGQPGDVPTAMNAEYYRQRASAALIITEATQISQQGQGYAWTPGIYTDAQVQAWREVSTAVHEADGLIFMQLWHVGRVSHPSFQPDAGLPVAPSALPVPGKTFIVDEQGNGVWGDVPVPRALETAEIADIVEDYRRAARNALNAGMDGVEIHAGNGYLLDQFLNSNSNQRDDAYGGSVENRARFLLEVVAAVADEVGAERVGVRLTPMGRFMGMGDDTPEATFGYLVEALNQWNLAYLHLVEPAMVGTVKDENFDPRWDAIIAQLRQTWNGVLILAGGYDAQSAEQALNSDRADIIAFGRPFLANPDLPRRLHDGLELNTPDPSSFFGGDQRGYVDYPFHAETCAS encoded by the coding sequence ATGACCCGTCGCCTGTTTCAACCCATCGCACTCGGCCCTTACACCCTTGCTCATCGCGTGGCGATGGCGCCCCTGACCCGCTCGCGCGCCGGCCAGCCGGGCGACGTGCCGACCGCAATGAACGCCGAGTACTACCGCCAACGCGCCAGTGCTGCGCTGATCATTACCGAGGCCACGCAGATTTCTCAGCAAGGCCAGGGCTATGCGTGGACGCCGGGGATCTACACCGATGCACAAGTCCAGGCCTGGCGCGAAGTCAGCACCGCGGTGCACGAGGCCGACGGTCTGATCTTCATGCAGCTGTGGCACGTCGGCCGGGTCTCGCATCCCAGCTTCCAGCCGGACGCCGGTTTGCCGGTGGCGCCGAGCGCCCTGCCTGTGCCGGGCAAGACTTTTATCGTCGATGAACAAGGCAACGGCGTGTGGGGTGATGTGCCGGTGCCGCGCGCCCTCGAAACAGCGGAAATCGCCGACATCGTCGAAGATTATCGCCGCGCCGCGCGCAACGCGTTGAACGCCGGCATGGACGGCGTGGAAATCCATGCCGGCAACGGATATCTGCTCGACCAGTTTCTCAACAGCAACAGCAACCAGCGTGATGACGCCTATGGCGGTAGCGTCGAGAACCGTGCGCGCTTTCTGCTCGAAGTGGTCGCTGCCGTGGCTGACGAAGTCGGCGCCGAGCGCGTCGGCGTGCGGCTGACGCCGATGGGCCGCTTTATGGGCATGGGTGATGACACGCCCGAAGCGACCTTCGGTTATCTGGTCGAAGCGCTCAACCAGTGGAATCTGGCCTACCTGCACCTGGTCGAGCCGGCCATGGTCGGCACCGTCAAGGACGAAAACTTCGACCCGCGCTGGGACGCGATCATCGCCCAGCTGCGCCAGACCTGGAACGGCGTGCTGATTCTCGCCGGCGGTTACGACGCTCAATCCGCCGAACAGGCGCTGAACTCCGATCGCGCCGACATCATCGCCTTTGGCCGGCCATTCCTGGCCAACCCGGATCTGCCGCGTCGGCTGCACGATGGGCTTGAACTGAACACGCCGGATCCGAGCAGTTTCTTTGGTGGCGATCAGCGCGGCTACGTCGATTACCCGTTTCACGCTGAGACCTGCGCTTCATAA
- a CDS encoding sensor domain-containing diguanylate cyclase produces the protein MKRDTRLVMLLLLVIGCSLTSLTIWKVWSSRERALAEVDVHGLNLTQALNTYTEGIVRQSSLLLLGLVERLETEGNGPAQIQRIQSLIDRQQALMPQLSGIIIYDRNGHWLMSSNRPIPEGANSSDRAYFIHHRDSPSREPFIGPPIQSRANHEWVVTISRRFNDDGGQFAGVVAVTLGVENFLRVFGKLDVGQDGAIGLSYTDGTLLVRYPFREQDMGRNFSKSPIYAKYLVDRSVGTASYTSSLDGVERLYAFRKSETLPLITTVALGKDEALAAWRIEAGLSAVVVVGLLGLTGLIGWFLILDIRRRTAAEEALRDAQQQLLASNRQLELLAMKDALTGLANRRCFDETLAVEARRAQRDGTSLALLMIDIDHFKLFNDALGHVAGDACLQAVSNVLESCVRRPSDLVARYGGEEMAVIMPATDSAGATVVAQLMLERLQQAHIAHPGSPFGRVTVSIGIAVGTGVGLDSLPDLIEAADQALYRAKAVGRNGMAGRA, from the coding sequence GTGAAGCGTGATACTCGCCTTGTAATGCTCCTGCTGCTGGTGATCGGCTGTTCCCTGACTTCGCTGACGATCTGGAAAGTCTGGTCTTCGCGCGAGCGTGCGCTGGCGGAAGTCGATGTGCATGGCCTGAACCTGACCCAGGCGCTCAACACCTACACCGAAGGCATCGTCCGGCAAAGCTCGCTGCTCTTGCTCGGGCTGGTCGAGCGCCTGGAAACCGAGGGCAACGGCCCGGCGCAGATTCAGCGCATCCAGAGCCTGATCGACCGCCAGCAGGCGTTGATGCCCCAGCTCAGCGGCATCATCATCTATGACCGGAACGGGCATTGGCTGATGTCCTCCAACCGGCCGATTCCGGAGGGCGCCAACAGTAGCGACCGCGCCTATTTCATTCACCACCGTGACAGCCCGAGCCGCGAGCCGTTCATTGGCCCGCCGATCCAGAGCCGTGCCAATCACGAATGGGTGGTGACTATCAGTCGGCGCTTCAACGACGACGGCGGGCAGTTCGCTGGCGTGGTAGCGGTGACGCTGGGGGTGGAAAACTTCCTGCGCGTGTTCGGCAAACTCGACGTTGGCCAGGACGGCGCGATCGGTCTGTCTTACACCGATGGCACGCTGCTGGTGCGCTACCCGTTCCGCGAGCAGGACATGGGGCGCAACTTCTCCAAATCGCCGATCTACGCCAAATACCTGGTCGACCGCTCGGTCGGTACCGCCTCGTACACCTCCAGCCTCGACGGCGTCGAGCGGCTGTACGCGTTCCGTAAAAGTGAAACCCTGCCGCTGATCACCACCGTGGCCCTGGGCAAGGATGAAGCACTGGCGGCGTGGCGCATCGAAGCGGGATTGTCGGCGGTGGTGGTCGTCGGGCTGCTGGGGCTGACCGGGTTGATCGGCTGGTTCCTGATCCTCGATATTCGCCGACGTACCGCAGCCGAGGAGGCGTTGCGCGATGCCCAGCAGCAGTTGCTCGCGTCCAATCGACAGCTGGAATTGCTGGCGATGAAAGACGCGCTCACCGGTTTGGCCAACCGCCGCTGTTTCGATGAGACGCTGGCGGTGGAAGCGCGGCGGGCGCAGCGTGACGGGACCTCGCTGGCCCTGCTGATGATCGATATCGATCACTTCAAATTGTTCAACGATGCCTTGGGCCATGTCGCCGGTGATGCTTGTCTGCAAGCGGTCAGCAATGTGCTTGAAAGCTGCGTGCGACGGCCGTCGGATCTGGTTGCGCGCTACGGTGGCGAGGAAATGGCGGTGATCATGCCCGCCACCGACAGCGCCGGGGCGACGGTGGTCGCGCAGCTGATGCTCGAGCGGTTGCAGCAGGCCCATATTGCCCATCCGGGCAGTCCGTTCGGGCGGGTGACGGTGAGTATTGGTATCGCGGTGGGCACGGGCGTGGGGCTGGATTCACTGCCGGATTTGATCGAGGCCGCTGATCAGGCGCTGTACCGCGCGAAAGCGGTTGGCCGCAACGGTATGGCCGGACGGGCCTGA
- a CDS encoding xanthine dehydrogenase family protein molybdopterin-binding subunit yields the protein MKFDTPAGSNPIDQLKVIGQPADRIDGKLKTTGTATYAYEQNAAVPDAAYGYIVGAGIGKGRIASIDSASAREASGVIAIVTYENAGPLAKGEFYVARALAGPQVDHYHQAVAIVVAETFEQARAAAGLLEIRYVAAPGSFDLATAKDSATPPPPAGFGPPPQTSVGDFEGAFNAAPVQIDQHYSTPDQAHAMMEPHATIARWNGKQLTLWTSIQQINWGVRDLAKTLGVAKEDVRLISPYIGGGFGGKGTILCDAVLASLAARHAGRPVKVALPRPLMFNNLTHRPATIQRLRIGANRDGVITAIGHESWSGNLRGGRAEAATASTRLLYAGANRMTRLNLAVLDLAEGSAMRAPGEAPGMMALEIAMDELAEKLQMDPLQLRILNDSQVDPEQPARPFSKRQLVECLKTGAERFGWRQRNPQPGQRREGGWLIGIGLASAIRGAPTTASAARVRLDRQGVITVETDMTEIGTGSYTIIAQTAAEMMGVPLERVVVRLGDSKFPESSGSGGQWGAASSTAGVYAACLKLREAAARAVGIDPRQAEFVDGQIRAGSQQVALAQAAANGELTGEDRMEYGDLSQRFAQQTFGAHFAEVAVNAATGEIRLRRQLAVCAAGRILNPKTARSQIIGGMTMGAGAALMEELAVDHRIGFFVNHDLAGYEVPVHADIPHQEVIFLDEVDPYATPLKAKGVGELGISGAAAAIANAIYNACGVRVRDYPITLDKLIGEWSYPV from the coding sequence ATGAAATTCGACACCCCGGCCGGCTCCAATCCGATCGATCAACTGAAGGTGATCGGCCAGCCTGCCGACCGCATCGACGGCAAGCTGAAAACCACCGGCACCGCCACGTACGCCTACGAACAAAACGCAGCGGTGCCGGACGCCGCCTATGGCTATATCGTCGGTGCCGGAATCGGCAAGGGGCGCATTGCTTCGATCGATTCGGCAAGCGCGCGGGAAGCGTCCGGGGTGATCGCCATCGTCACTTACGAAAACGCCGGGCCGTTGGCCAAAGGCGAGTTTTACGTTGCTCGGGCATTGGCCGGGCCGCAGGTCGATCACTATCACCAGGCCGTGGCAATTGTAGTCGCGGAGACCTTTGAACAGGCCCGCGCGGCTGCCGGTCTGCTTGAAATTCGCTACGTGGCCGCACCGGGTTCGTTCGATCTCGCAACTGCGAAAGACTCCGCAACCCCACCGCCACCGGCCGGTTTCGGCCCGCCGCCGCAGACCAGCGTCGGTGACTTCGAAGGCGCCTTCAACGCTGCGCCCGTGCAAATCGATCAGCACTACAGCACGCCCGATCAGGCTCACGCGATGATGGAACCGCACGCAACCATCGCCCGCTGGAACGGCAAGCAGTTGACCTTGTGGACATCAATCCAGCAGATCAACTGGGGCGTGCGCGATCTGGCGAAAACCCTCGGCGTTGCCAAGGAAGACGTGCGCCTGATCTCGCCGTATATCGGCGGCGGTTTCGGCGGTAAGGGCACGATTCTTTGCGACGCAGTCTTGGCATCCCTGGCCGCTCGACATGCCGGGCGACCTGTAAAAGTCGCGCTGCCGCGGCCGCTGATGTTCAACAACCTGACCCATCGTCCGGCAACGATTCAGCGCCTGCGCATCGGTGCCAACCGTGACGGCGTGATCACGGCGATCGGCCACGAGAGCTGGTCGGGCAACCTGCGCGGCGGTCGCGCCGAAGCGGCGACCGCGTCAACGCGATTGCTGTACGCCGGGGCCAATCGCATGACCCGCTTGAACCTTGCCGTGCTCGATCTCGCCGAGGGTTCGGCGATGCGCGCGCCGGGCGAGGCACCGGGGATGATGGCGCTGGAAATCGCCATGGATGAACTGGCCGAAAAGCTGCAGATGGATCCGCTGCAGTTGCGCATCCTCAACGACTCGCAGGTCGATCCTGAGCAACCGGCGCGGCCGTTCTCCAAACGACAGTTGGTGGAATGCCTGAAAACTGGCGCCGAACGCTTTGGCTGGCGTCAGCGCAACCCTCAACCCGGTCAGCGCCGTGAGGGCGGTTGGCTGATCGGCATCGGGCTGGCCTCGGCGATTCGCGGCGCACCGACCACCGCTTCGGCGGCGCGGGTGCGGCTTGATCGTCAGGGCGTCATCACCGTAGAAACGGACATGACCGAAATCGGCACCGGCAGTTACACCATCATTGCCCAGACCGCTGCGGAAATGATGGGCGTGCCGCTGGAGCGCGTTGTGGTGCGTCTGGGCGATTCGAAATTTCCGGAATCGTCGGGCTCCGGCGGCCAGTGGGGCGCAGCGTCCTCCACCGCCGGCGTGTATGCCGCGTGCCTGAAATTGCGCGAGGCCGCTGCCCGCGCCGTGGGGATAGACCCGCGACAAGCCGAGTTTGTCGACGGACAAATTCGCGCAGGCTCGCAGCAGGTTGCCTTGGCTCAGGCCGCAGCCAATGGCGAGCTGACGGGTGAGGACCGCATGGAATACGGCGACCTTTCCCAGCGCTTCGCCCAGCAGACTTTCGGTGCGCATTTCGCCGAGGTCGCGGTCAATGCGGCGACCGGCGAAATTCGCCTGCGTCGGCAACTGGCCGTGTGCGCCGCCGGGCGCATCCTCAACCCGAAAACCGCGCGCAGCCAAATTATCGGCGGGATGACCATGGGTGCGGGTGCGGCATTGATGGAAGAGCTGGCGGTGGATCATCGAATCGGCTTTTTCGTCAACCACGATCTGGCCGGATACGAGGTGCCGGTGCACGCCGACATTCCCCATCAGGAAGTGATCTTTCTCGATGAAGTCGACCCCTATGCCACCCCGTTGAAAGCCAAAGGCGTTGGCGAGTTGGGCATCAGCGGCGCGGCGGCGGCCATCGCCAATGCGATCTACAACGCCTGCGGCGTACGGGTGCGCGATTATCCGATTACGCTGGATAAACTCATCGGCGAGTGGTCCTATCCGGTCTGA
- a CDS encoding LysR family transcriptional regulator yields the protein MDKLLALKMFVETVRCGGYSSAARKLGISTSSVTRQVAGLENELGASLLNRTTRNTSVTVAGQTYFEKAVAILDAIDEADAVVADRGSDAQGRLRISVPVEFGRRLIAPHLSRLLERHPGLEISLSLSDQVSDLLSEQIDVSVRLGSTVVSEDIVSKRVGQFQRWVVASPDYLARSGVLEHPRDLLEHQCLRFDYGGSHHHWTFQGDEEPIQLNVQGRLQSNNADILREAAIGGGGVALLADWLVRDDVTAGRLTRLLEHYEVNPGSASSCINALYLPNHRGSSRINVFIDFLVEILKPAA from the coding sequence ATGGACAAGTTGCTGGCCTTGAAGATGTTTGTTGAAACCGTGCGCTGCGGGGGCTATTCCTCGGCGGCGCGCAAGCTTGGGATTTCGACGTCTTCGGTGACACGGCAAGTGGCGGGGCTGGAAAACGAGTTGGGTGCCAGCCTGCTCAATCGCACCACGCGCAACACCAGCGTGACCGTCGCCGGCCAGACCTATTTCGAGAAGGCCGTGGCCATTCTCGATGCAATCGACGAAGCCGATGCGGTGGTCGCCGATCGTGGCAGTGATGCCCAGGGCCGCTTGCGCATCAGCGTGCCGGTGGAATTCGGCCGCAGGCTGATTGCGCCGCACCTGAGTCGCTTGCTCGAGCGCCATCCGGGGCTGGAGATCAGCCTGTCGCTGAGCGATCAGGTCAGCGATTTGCTCAGCGAGCAGATCGACGTTTCGGTGCGCCTCGGCTCGACAGTGGTCAGCGAGGACATCGTCAGCAAACGCGTCGGCCAATTCCAGCGCTGGGTCGTCGCCAGCCCCGATTACCTTGCGCGCAGTGGTGTGCTGGAGCACCCGCGGGATCTGCTTGAGCACCAGTGCCTGCGCTTCGACTACGGCGGCAGCCATCACCACTGGACCTTTCAGGGCGACGAAGAGCCGATTCAGCTCAACGTCCAGGGTCGCCTGCAAAGCAACAACGCCGACATCCTGCGCGAAGCGGCGATTGGCGGTGGCGGTGTGGCGCTGCTCGCCGACTGGCTGGTGCGTGACGACGTCACCGCCGGGCGCCTGACGCGCTTGCTTGAGCACTACGAGGTCAATCCTGGCAGCGCCAGCAGTTGCATCAACGCGTTGTACCTGCCCAACCACCGTGGTTCGAGCCGGATCAACGTGTTCATCGATTTTCTCGTGGAAATCCTCAAACCCGCTGCTTAG